Below is a window of Flavobacterium sp. CFS9 DNA.
AAGAATTAAAAGCTGCGGTTAACAAAGCTGCTGAAGGATTAAAGAAGTAAAAATTAATTCCACAGAGATTCACAAAAAGAAACACAAAGCTTCGCAAAGAATAATAAAAAAACTTTGCGAAGCTCTGTGTTTTCTTAGCGAAACTTTGCGTAACACAAAAAAACTATGAGCATCTTAACACAGTATTTCAAGACCAAACACAATACAGCACCTTTTTCGCAGATCAAAATCGAAGATTACGTTCCTGCTTTCAACGAAGCAATTGCTTTGGCTAAGGCCGAAATTGATGCCATCGTAAACAATCCGGAGGAACCCACTTTTGAAAACACGGTTGTAGCAATGGATTTTACAGGTGATGTTCTGGATCGTCTTTCCAGTATTTTCTTCAATCTGAATTCGGCAGAAACTACTGATGAAATGCAAAAAATTGCACAGGAAGTCTCTCCTTTACTTTCGGAATTCGGAAATGACATTACTTTAAATGCAGCATTATTTGCTAAAATTAAAGCCGTTTACGAACAAAAAGAAAAGCTGAATTTAAATCCGGAGCAAACTACGCTTTTGGATAAAAAATACAAAAGCTTCTCCAGAAACGGAGCCAATTTACCTGAAGACAAAAAAGAAAGTTTACGTGAAATCGACAAAGAATTATCAAAGTTAAGTCTGCAGTTTGGCGAAAATGTTCTGGCCGAAACCAATGCTTTCGAATTGCATTTAACCGATGAAAAAGATTTGGCAGGTTTACCGGAAGGTACTATTGAAGCTGCAAGATTATTAGCTAAAAGTCAGGAAAAAGAGGGCTGGATTTTCACTTTGGATTATCCGAGTTATATTCCGTTTGTAACCTATGCCGATAATCGTGAATTACGTAAAAAAATGGCGATTGCTTTTGGTGCAAAAGCTTTTCAAAATAACGAGTTTGACAATCAGGAAAACGTATTGGCAATTGCCAAACTACGTTTTAAAAGAGCCAATTTATTAGGATATAAAACTCATGCTCATTTTGTTTTAGAGGAAAGAATGGCCGAAAGTCCGGAAAAAGTTTTCTCTTTCCTTAATGATTTACTGGCCAAAGCAAAACCGGCAGCTCAAAAAGAGTTTGCTGAATTAGCCGCTTTCGCTAAAGAATTGGACGGAATTGAACAATTGGAGAAATGGGATGGCGCTTATTATTCTGAAAAATTAAAACAGCAGCTTTTCAACTTAGACGACGAAAAGCTGAAACCTTATTTTCAATTAGAAAAAGTTTTAGACGGAGCTTTTACCGTTGCTCAAAAACTGTACGGATTGACTTTTACGGAAGTTTTCGACATCGACAAATATCACGAAGAAGTGATGACATACGAGGTAAAAGATGCAGACAACAATTTGGTTGCTATTTTCTATGCGGATTTTTTCCCTAGAAGAGGAAAACGAAACGGAGCCTGGATGACCTCTTTCAAATCACAATCTATAAAAGAGGGCGTAAACGAAAGACCCCATATTTCGAACGTTTGCAACTTCACTAAGCCTACTGAAACCAAACCTTCGTTATTGACGTTTAATGAAGTTACTACTTTATTTCACGAATTTGGTCACGGTTTACACGGAATGCTTGCGAACACTACTTACCCTAGCTTGTCCGGAACTTCTGTATTTTGGGATTTTGTAGAATTACCAAGTCAGATTATGGAAAACTGGTGTTACGAGCCTGAAGCTTTGGCTTTGTTTGCCAATCACTACGAAACGAATGAAATTATTCCGATCGAATATGTTCAAAAAATTAAAGAAAGTGCCAGTTTTCAGGAAGGTCTTGCCACTTTACGTCAATTGAGTTTCGGACTTCTGGATATGGCCTGGCACGGACAAGATCCGACAAATATTACGGATCTGAAAACTTTCGAAACAGAGCAATTTGCGAACACTCAATTGTATCCTGACGTAAAAGAAAATGCAATGAGTACTGCTTTTTCTCATATTTTTCAGGGCGGTTATTCTTCAGGATATTACAGCTACAAATGGGCGGAAGTACTGGATGCTGATGCTTTTGAATATTTTCAGGAAAACGGTATCTTCAATTACGAAGTTGCTTCAAAATTCAAAGACAATGTACTGTCTAAAGGAGGAACTGAACATCCGATGACTTTATACAAACGTTTCAGAGGTCAGGAACCAAAACCGGAAGCTTTATTGAAAAGAGCCGGATTACTTTAAGAATTTTAGACTTATTAGATATACTTAAACCGAGGCAAAAATGCTTCGGTTTTTTTGATTCGGACTCAAATGCTAAAAAAATTTTTATTTATCTTCACCATTCTTTTAACCTTAATCTCATCCAGACCAATTGAAAAAATATCTTAAAGTACTTTTTTCCCTTTTCATCATCGGAATTGTTACTATCGTTTTTGTAAATCTATATGTAAAATCATCAACCAAAAATTTTATTTATCATACTTTAAAGAAGCTTCCGAAAAATGAGGTTGGAATTATTTTTGGAGCCGGAATCAATGGTGATCAGCCGAGTAAATATTTAAAAGACAGACTGGATGCAGGAATTCTATTGTATAAAACACATAAAATAGATAAAATTCTGCTATCAGGCGATAATGGCAGAGACGAATACGATGAATTAACCGTCATGAAAACCTATTGTTTCAATCATGGAGTGGACACCACTAAAATTTATATTGATTATGCCGGTTTTGATACCTACTCCACTATGTACCGCGCCAAACATATTTTTAAAATCAAAAAAGCGACTTTAATTTCTCAGGAATATCACTTAAACAGAGCAATTTACATTGGACAAAAACTTGGGGTAAAATCAATTGGATTTTCTGCCAACAAAGGAGAATACCTGGGATACAACTATGTAACTTCCCGAGAATATGGTTCTATTTCAAAATCTTTTTTTGATGTTTTAAGAAATCGGGAACCTCGCTTTTTAGGAAATGAAATTAATATAAATGGTGTTTCCAATTATTCGAAAGAGGATAAACGATAATAAAGGCCTTTTTTTACTTCCCAAAAGTTTCCGGACTATCTTTTTAGAGAAAAATGACTTCTAATTTGTTTGGTAATCCCCGGATTATTTATCTCTTCATACGTTAGAACAAACCAATAATCTGAGGAAAAAACAGGAGTGCTTCTAAAAGTACCATCCCATCCCGGAGTATCTTTTGTTAGATGAGTGATGAACTTACCATATCTGTCAAAAATATCGATCTCTAATTTGGTGAAATTCTCCAGATTATTTACATGCCAGGTATCATTATATCCATCACTATTAGGCGTAAAAAATTTAGGATAGTCCAATTCGGTTAATTCAGGTTTTTCTAACTCACAATCTTCTTTGTTTAAAAAAATCACTTTTGCCACTGACGAAATTAAATTGCACCCCTTACTGGTAACAACATTCACGGTATAATTTCCTTCCTTAGTTGCAACATAAGTATTTGTATTGGCTCCCAAGATAGCATTGTCATCAACTTCCCATTGATAAGACTTAATAATATGATTGGTAGGAATGTTTACCTCTAAAACAGTACTATCTCCTTTGCAAATCATTAGATTTCCTTCAATTACAACCTCTGCTAAAGCTGTATTCTCTTCAATAATCAAAACATCATCCATTAAGAGACTACAACTTTTTGTTGAAATTTTGGTTAATTGATAAGTTCCTGCCTGAGCCGGAGACTCCAATAATGTATGTAAACCGATACTATCAATAGTGACCGGAGATTGAATTATTCCATTGAATTCATAATCTATTGTAAATGGTCCCGGATCTTTACTAGCAATTTCTACCTGAACTCCTGAATTCTCTCCTAAACAAAAATCTCCTCCATATCTGACTAATTTAGCGTTGGCAGTAAATGCTTCTTCATTATCAATCACAAGAGAATTATCTAATGAAAAACTACATCCTCCGGTTGATATTTTTGTAATTCGATAGCTTCCGGCCTTAGACGGAGCTGCTACTAAAGTATGTAAACCCGCATCATTTATAGTTATGGGAGATTGCAGTATTCCGTCAATTTCATACTCTATTACAAAAGGTCCTAAATCCGGACTCGTAATTTCTACCTGTACACCTGAGTTTTCCCCTAAACAAGAATTTCCTCCATATCTAATTAGACTGGCACTGGCTTTAGGAGGCACTCCTCCATAAATAACCAAAGTATCATCCAGTAAAAAGTCACAACCACCAACTGAAATTTTTGTTAATCGATAAGTTCCAACATTTGCCGGAGCCATTATTAAGGTGTGCAAACCTGTATTGTTTATCGTTACAGGAGATTGAACGGTTCCGTTGATTTCATATTCTATCGTAAATGGTCCTGATTTTGTACTTATAATGTTTACTTGAATCCCTGAGCCTAAACCTGAGCAGGAAACTCCTCCATACCTGATTAATTTAGCACTGGCTGATGCTGGAATTCCTTTATCAATAACAATTGTATCATCAAGCGCCGAGGTACATCCTCCCGAAGAGATTTTAGTCAATCGATAAGTTCCCTCCTTAGCCGGAGCAACTATTAAAGGATTCAAACCTGTATTATTTATTGTTACGGGAGATTGGGCCACTCCGTCTATTTCATATTCTATTATAAAAGGACCGGATCCCGTACCGCTTATTTCGACCTTGACCCCTGCTCCCGTTCCCGTACAGGTCCCTCCATCTTTAACTAATTTTGCTGATATTACAGCTCCAACATTTTTTATTTCTATAGGCTCACACACCACTTCTCCCGCAGAATTAGCATCACTTATTGCAACAATAGCATATGTTCCTTCTGACAAAGATGAGGGATCTATCGAATACGGATTTTGTGAAGTGGTTATTTCGGGATAAACAATTTCGGGAGATACATCTGTTTTTTTGTACGTAAATTTATAAGGAGGTGTACCGGAGAAATAAACTGTTAATCCTAAATCTTTCCCACAACCTCCATCAAATCCTTCCATTCTGGCTGTAGGAGCAAAACAACCGTTTGATTCGTTACCATAAACTTCAGAAAGTCCTTTTTTAGGATCAAAGGCTGGCAAAAAAACCACTATTGCCTCTATTACATCGTGCATTTGATATCTGAAAGAGATAGAATTCCCTCCATTGATACGATCAAAAACTGGTTTGACTGCTGCTATAAAATTGGCTTCAGTTACTCCGAAAGCTGCATAAAAAGGGGTAATTTTCTTTATATAAGCTTCTACATCAGTCCATTCCATTTGTGAGTCATAAAATCCTCTAAATGTATGTGCAGATTTATCGGTTACGCCCCAAATAGCAGCATCAGTCCAACTTATATCTGCCACCCTATTGTCTAATACTTTTGTGAGCCTGTTAATTTGTTCTGCATAAAGTCGGTCCAGACCGGAAGGTGAAGCCGGAGAGATGTAATCCATCAAATTTGTTGCAGCGACAGCATTTGCACGATTTTTAACAAAAACTGGTTCAAAAGCACCACTGTTCATTCCCTGATTATAAGCCACAGCTAAAATTTTAACCGCTGCATAGGGATCTTTTGAGTCCTTTATAAATCCTACAGGATTCCAACATTTAACATATTGCCAAAAAGCAATATTTCTGTAATCATGATACGTTTTTATAATTGACTGAAATTCAAAGCTTGCTCCTATGGCCGGATCGCTTATAAAACTATTCTTAGAAACCTGAGGTATGAAACAAGGATAGTTCATAAACATCTCCATCCAGCTTCCTCCCATCTCTTGCTGAAAATATCCTGCCGCAACCTTTCCTGTCGTATCATAACAGTTGACTCCCCCGTTAATTAAATCCTGATTAGGATACTTTTTTGTAACCCAACCTGGGGAAATAAGCTTACTCCCTTCGCAGCCTGCATTTATTTCCTGAATCGTTGTTGCAAAATATTCATTGATACTCATGGCCTCAAATCCCATCAGGTTGGTAAACAAACTGTGAGAAACAGCCATACCAATAGCCCAGCCTTTTCTATTTTCAGGAATATAAACATCTACACGTTCACCCCATGCCCAGACAGATCCTTCTCCAATTTTTATTTCATTACCATTAGGTCCCACAGGTTTTATGGCGCAGATACTACTGAAGTTTTTTTCGCACTTAAAATTCTCAGCAGCAGGCGGTGTATAACAAGTAATTCCTTTTATGGGAGTACCATTTAATGTCCCCTGGCCCGGCGGAAACATCCCCGGCACATAATTCATCGTGACACTATAAGTTGTAGTTCCTACCCGCAGAACATCTCCCCAAGCCGTTTTTTTAAGCTCAACTATACCGTTATCTCCGTTTTGAATGACATCCATTCCGGACCACATAATAACATTAGAAACTCCTTTCCAATTGAAAACAAAACTATAATTCGGTATTGAAGCATTTGTATTATTATGCACTTTAAAATCCAAAACAATCGTGTTTCCATACTTACCTGTCATACAAAACTCATAGCTTACTTGAGAATATGCGTTACTTAGGTTAAACAAAAAAAACAGTAAAAGAAATTGTATTTTGTAAAATTTCATCATTATTCATCTGTATTTATAGGATCACGAAACAGTCCATTTTCAATCGGCATAAGGAATTGGGTGACCTAACGAATTTAACTTCAATTGGTCAATTTCATTTTTCAGGAAATTGGATATTATTTAGTCTTAAAAATTAACCAGCTTATACGATTTTCTTCGTCCGAGATTATCGGTTATGACAACAATAAATAATTGCTTCGTCAGGAAACTTTGGTCTTCTAACCACAAGTTTCTGTTGTTTTGAATATTTTTGTAGTTTACTATAGATTGTCCAAGAGTATTATACACCTCAACATGATCAATATCAATTGCTTCATTATGAACTTTGATAGTCAATGCATTATCTTTAAAATAAGTTATAAAATTGATATCCTCTTTTTCGTCAAATTTATCAACCGACAGTGATTTACTAAAATAATTGTCATAAGCGTTAGAAAACTCATACCCACTTCCGCAAGCGGCATCCCAATTGATAGACCAGGTCATAACTCCTCTCATTTGCGGCTGTAAAGAAGATCTCATTGTATATTTTCGTCCTGAATATGTAGTGCCAAATCGTAAATAGTTAAAAGCGTTAATCCCTTTGTCAGGTGTTAAATATCCTCCCGCCGGTGCTGCTCCGGGACAAGCCGGAATTGCAATAACTATTTTAGAAGCCGGCAATGGTGCAAAATAAAATCCTGTTGATGCTACATTGAATCCTTTCATCAACATATCTGACATGGCTACTAAAAAATCCGGAGTGGCTTGAGAATATGCTGTATTATCTAAAGCATTTACAGATCCGGTGTTGTACAATTGCACCATCAAAAGATCTAACTCATTACGTAAATTATGAATTACGGGCAAAAAAGATCCGGCACCATCTCCATACACCGAATATCCAACTTGTACATAATAGGTTTCGGGAGCAGCAGTTAAAATAAAACCTGTTCCATAGTAAGCCTTTAATTCCTTGAAAGCATCAATTACATTCTTAAGTTTTGGATATGCCGAAACAGCCGAATAAGAAAAATCTTTTAGTGCTCCTGCCCCAAAATTCATAGAGCTGCCTTCAAAATCAATATCAAGTCCATCAAAATTATACTGATCAACAATCGCTTTTATTCCATTTACAAAAGTATTTTTCTGGTCAACAGTGCTTAATACAACATGTCCATTTTGTCCACCAATTGAAACGATTACCGGAATGCCTTTATCTCTCAAAGTTTTGATATCCTTTTTTAATAATTGTGGATCAAAAACTCCATTTGTAAAAAATCGAGGTTCATTTACTACTAAAACGGGTGTGTAACCATCTCTGTTAACCGTTTCTATAAAGGAATAAACGACAACATTGTATTTTTTATCTGCAATTTCTTTAAAATACAAAAATGGCGCGCTTCCACTTTCCCATCCATGGGCATAACCAACAATAACTTTAGCCGGCAACGGATTAAACTTTGAGTTAACAATAGTAATCGATTGGTTCAGTAGTTTTTCACCACCTTTGTCATCAATTGCTTTTATGATTATTGGAAATTCTTTATAAGCATTTGGGGTAAAAGTATAGCTGTATGTATTTCCGGAGCCTTTTGTCATCGGAAAATAAGTCCCGTTTATACTTGCGGCAACGCTTTGAATTGTACCATCGGCATCTGTTGCATTGACAATTATTGAAACGGGCTGAAAACCTGATACCTGATTAATTGTAGTTGACACTGGGGCAGTCCAAACAATTTCCGGAACTACATTTGGGCAATTTGTACCTGAACATCGCAAATAAAATGGAAAACTATTTTCAGATGTCGCATTATTAGACGCAGTAGCTGTGGCTTTTAGAGTATAGCTCTTATTGAAATCTGCTGCTACCGGTGTCCATGTTGCCACATATTCTGTACCTGTTGTATTTGTACCTGTGATATTTAAGCCATTTACATTAAATGAAACGGATGATAATGTAGTCTTCCCATCTTCGAAAGTCATATTGGCATTTGCTTTAAGCTGGATAGCTGTTCCCGGAACTATTGCAAGATCTGCAGTAGATGGACTTGTAATTGTCACTTCCGGAGCGATAGCATTTGAATTAAAGTTGTATTCTTTTGGTAAAACCGGAATGGGTAAATTTGCCAGGTCAGTCGGATAATAAACAACTGAAGCGTTATCCCAGGCATTCATTTTTAAACTTGTGATTGTTGTATAACCTGAAAGTACTGAATTGTCAAAACTATATTTTCCATTAGCGTCAGTCGTAGCCAAAAAAGTGGCATAAGGATGTGTACTATCCGTCCAGGGAAGAGTCATTTCAATTTTTGCACCAACAACTGGTACTGAACCATTTTTTACAGTTCCGCTTATTTTATTTACTATTTGAGTAAAATTTAGCGTTTTATCTTCACTTAAAACAGTGTATACAATAGAAGCGGGTGAAAAAACAAATCCGGTTTTTTCAGCCTTGACAGTATAGTCTGCTCCCGCTGTTAAACCATTTAAGTTATAAGCTCCTTTGGAATCTGAAACTGCAGTACTATTATTTGCTGCTGAAGCTGCAGTAACTGTTACTCCCGAAACTGCAGTAGTCCCATTTAGCACAGTTCCACTAATTGTATAAAGAGGTTGTGTTCCCTGAACTGTAATATTCGTCTGATTTGTAGTTATATTTGTTAGTACTGCAGGTGTAAAAGTATACGAGACTTTTAAAGCTGTAACAAAATATTTCCCTCCTGAGACTACATTGTTAAAAGTAAATTTTCCATCTGTAGATTGAACGGTTTGAATAACCGTATTGTTTTCATCTTTTAACTGAACTGTGACATCTGAAACCAAATTCAGTCCCATTTTTACAGAACCACTAACAGCTAAATTTCCCACAACAGAAACCTTAAAGGAATCATCTATCTGAGTTAATAATGCGTTTGGCACAGTACCTCTGGTATCTTGAGACAATTCCCAAACCATACCTCCCGCAAGATTCTTAGAAGTTATATATTTGACTTTAAGATCAATCGACTGCTTATCTTCATAAGAGATAAACTGTTTTAAGGTTGAATTATATAAATAAGGAACTTTGGTTGTAGTATCAAAATATCTCACCCATCCTGCTGAAGCAGCAGTGGGTGTAACTGACATAGTAGTTGGATCTAAATAAGGATGTGAATGGGTTACCGGATTACCAACTAAATCACAAATTTCTATACTTCCTGAACGTTCACATGCTGCCGAACCATCCCAGGTCCCGATAGGGCTTTGCGGATTTTTACATCCCGGAACAACATCCCTTGGCGCCGCAACAAATAATCCTGGTAGATTTGGATTGGTTCCATTATTGGCTACATGATCAAATTTTTTCCCGTAAAAAGGTAATCCCATGATTAATTTATTGGCAGGAAAACCCACTACATTCAAATATTGATTGGTTAATTCGTCTAATGATTCTGACTGTGTTGTACCATAAAGCGGATCGTTGGTGTTACCACTTGCATACAGAGGAGCGTTATAGCAGGTCTTATCGTACCAGTTACCTCCAAAATCGTAGCCAAAATAAGTGATATAATCGCAATACGTCGAAATGTCTTCTGTCATTCCGTATTGAGCTCTATTGTTTGGGCCTAAATATTGTACAGATACATCTCTAACATTGTTTCCTGCAGCAATTGAAATTAATTTATTTGGCATTGCCTGACGCATTGCTTTTAATAAATATACCAGGTTCTTATTATCGTCAGGACTATGTTTTTGCGGAGGGATTGGAGCTCCATTAATCTCTTCGGTACCATCTGTTCCTCCTTTGACAGGATATTCCCAATCGATATCGAAACCATCAATAAAAGGATAGGTGGTAATAAAATTTACCATATCGGCTGCCAAAGCAGCTCTTGCTACAGGACTGGCCGCTATTGGAGAAAGATCCTGGCCTTTTGTCCAGCCACCAACAGATATTAGCACTTTTAAATGGGGGTACTTTTGCTTCAGCTTCATTAAATCATAAAAATTTCCTTTAACGGGAGCATCCCATGGAATTCCACCTTCTGTATGCTCAAAATCAGCATAGGTATCCAAACATTGTAATTTTGTATTCTCCGGATGAGCCGGATCATAACTTGTACCGTAAAAAGAATAATTTAAATGCGTAAGTTTGCTTCCATCAATCTTCGGAACGTTGAAATTTCGGTCATAAATAGCCCATTGTGCATAATATCCAACTACTTTTTTAGTATGACTCGGCTGAGAAAATAATACGATTGGAAATAAAACTGAAAATAAAAATAATAAGTAGTGTTTTTTCATAACTTTTTTTTCAAAATTAAAGCTATGTTCCAGAATTAGCTTACACAGTGTAACAATTGGCTAATTACGTGTAATAATCGACACGTTACACAGAAGCACTTAATATTTGGGAGCGAGTTTTTACCATAATAATAAGGTATTAAATGAGCAAAAAAATGAAACGATATCAGAAAATGGATTTCTAAATTTATTGAGAAACTAACAAAGCTTGCAGGTTGGTACCAACTGGATATTTTGTTCCCCATGCTTCGTCATTGGAACTCCAGCCCTGATCTACATCAAATGTGACTATTCTGGAATCATTTATCAAATCAAAATCAATCAAGATTCCCGGACTTTGTGAAGTGATCATTACCGTATTATTTTGAGGATTATTGTCACTAAACATTAAAAAGGCTTTATTGTCAGGGGTAACCTCAATATTTTGTCTTCCGAAAATGTTAAAGGTACAGCTGCCATAATACCGATTATCGTTATTATTATAGATGCAGATCCCCGTGGCATACTCTGTACCGGATTCATTTTGAATTAATACGGTTGGATTATCATTATTGGTATCTACTGAGACCGCTCCAAAATCCTGAATCAGCAATCGCTGTTTTAATTCTATTTTATAATTTGTTCCTCCAACACTTCTTCTTGAAGTTGATCTCGATTCAGGTCTGTCAAGTTGTGGCTGTGGAATGTATATGGTTTGATTTTCTGCAATCTCGCTCGTCGATACATAACCACTCAGGCTGTATTCCCATTCTATAAAAACCGATCTAAGGAAATTTTTGGTCACACTCCAGCACAAAGGTCTGAACTGTGAAGCATTTCTGGACCTTGAGGCCAAAAAACAGCATAAACTATAGTTTCCTTTATTTAATACTTCAACGGTTTCCTGAGAGAAGTTAATTATGAGTCTATTGGACATCCTGATATTTTTAATTTAGATTGAAAAAAAGAATTACCCCTCATCCAAAGTCAGATGAAGAGTAATTCAAACAACACTACCCTATATTGTTATTTACTTCTTTCGCTTAATGCTTTTTCACGGCTGCTGGTA
It encodes the following:
- a CDS encoding glycosyl hydrolase family 18 protein; translation: MKKHYLLFLFSVLFPIVLFSQPSHTKKVVGYYAQWAIYDRNFNVPKIDGSKLTHLNYSFYGTSYDPAHPENTKLQCLDTYADFEHTEGGIPWDAPVKGNFYDLMKLKQKYPHLKVLISVGGWTKGQDLSPIAASPVARAALAADMVNFITTYPFIDGFDIDWEYPVKGGTDGTEEINGAPIPPQKHSPDDNKNLVYLLKAMRQAMPNKLISIAAGNNVRDVSVQYLGPNNRAQYGMTEDISTYCDYITYFGYDFGGNWYDKTCYNAPLYASGNTNDPLYGTTQSESLDELTNQYLNVVGFPANKLIMGLPFYGKKFDHVANNGTNPNLPGLFVAAPRDVVPGCKNPQSPIGTWDGSAACERSGSIEICDLVGNPVTHSHPYLDPTTMSVTPTAASAGWVRYFDTTTKVPYLYNSTLKQFISYEDKQSIDLKVKYITSKNLAGGMVWELSQDTRGTVPNALLTQIDDSFKVSVVGNLAVSGSVKMGLNLVSDVTVQLKDENNTVIQTVQSTDGKFTFNNVVSGGKYFVTALKVSYTFTPAVLTNITTNQTNITVQGTQPLYTISGTVLNGTTAVSGVTVTAASAANNSTAVSDSKGAYNLNGLTAGADYTVKAEKTGFVFSPASIVYTVLSEDKTLNFTQIVNKISGTVKNGSVPVVGAKIEMTLPWTDSTHPYATFLATTDANGKYSFDNSVLSGYTTITSLKMNAWDNASVVYYPTDLANLPIPVLPKEYNFNSNAIAPEVTITSPSTADLAIVPGTAIQLKANANMTFEDGKTTLSSVSFNVNGLNITGTNTTGTEYVATWTPVAADFNKSYTLKATATASNNATSENSFPFYLRCSGTNCPNVVPEIVWTAPVSTTINQVSGFQPVSIIVNATDADGTIQSVAASINGTYFPMTKGSGNTYSYTFTPNAYKEFPIIIKAIDDKGGEKLLNQSITIVNSKFNPLPAKVIVGYAHGWESGSAPFLYFKEIADKKYNVVVYSFIETVNRDGYTPVLVVNEPRFFTNGVFDPQLLKKDIKTLRDKGIPVIVSIGGQNGHVVLSTVDQKNTFVNGIKAIVDQYNFDGLDIDFEGSSMNFGAGALKDFSYSAVSAYPKLKNVIDAFKELKAYYGTGFILTAAPETYYVQVGYSVYGDGAGSFLPVIHNLRNELDLLMVQLYNTGSVNALDNTAYSQATPDFLVAMSDMLMKGFNVASTGFYFAPLPASKIVIAIPACPGAAPAGGYLTPDKGINAFNYLRFGTTYSGRKYTMRSSLQPQMRGVMTWSINWDAACGSGYEFSNAYDNYFSKSLSVDKFDEKEDINFITYFKDNALTIKVHNEAIDIDHVEVYNTLGQSIVNYKNIQNNRNLWLEDQSFLTKQLFIVVITDNLGRRKSYKLVNF
- a CDS encoding T9SS type B sorting domain-containing protein, whose amino-acid sequence is MTGKYGNTIVLDFKVHNNTNASIPNYSFVFNWKGVSNVIMWSGMDVIQNGDNGIVELKKTAWGDVLRVGTTTYSVTMNYVPGMFPPGQGTLNGTPIKGITCYTPPAAENFKCEKNFSSICAIKPVGPNGNEIKIGEGSVWAWGERVDVYIPENRKGWAIGMAVSHSLFTNLMGFEAMSINEYFATTIQEINAGCEGSKLISPGWVTKKYPNQDLINGGVNCYDTTGKVAAGYFQQEMGGSWMEMFMNYPCFIPQVSKNSFISDPAIGASFEFQSIIKTYHDYRNIAFWQYVKCWNPVGFIKDSKDPYAAVKILAVAYNQGMNSGAFEPVFVKNRANAVAATNLMDYISPASPSGLDRLYAEQINRLTKVLDNRVADISWTDAAIWGVTDKSAHTFRGFYDSQMEWTDVEAYIKKITPFYAAFGVTEANFIAAVKPVFDRINGGNSISFRYQMHDVIEAIVVFLPAFDPKKGLSEVYGNESNGCFAPTARMEGFDGGCGKDLGLTVYFSGTPPYKFTYKKTDVSPEIVYPEITTSQNPYSIDPSSLSEGTYAIVAISDANSAGEVVCEPIEIKNVGAVISAKLVKDGGTCTGTGAGVKVEISGTGSGPFIIEYEIDGVAQSPVTINNTGLNPLIVAPAKEGTYRLTKISSGGCTSALDDTIVIDKGIPASASAKLIRYGGVSCSGLGSGIQVNIISTKSGPFTIEYEINGTVQSPVTINNTGLHTLIMAPANVGTYRLTKISVGGCDFLLDDTLVIYGGVPPKASASLIRYGGNSCLGENSGVQVEITSPDLGPFVIEYEIDGILQSPITINDAGLHTLVAAPSKAGSYRITKISTGGCSFSLDNSLVIDNEEAFTANAKLVRYGGDFCLGENSGVQVEIASKDPGPFTIDYEFNGIIQSPVTIDSIGLHTLLESPAQAGTYQLTKISTKSCSLLMDDVLIIEENTALAEVVIEGNLMICKGDSTVLEVNIPTNHIIKSYQWEVDDNAILGANTNTYVATKEGNYTVNVVTSKGCNLISSVAKVIFLNKEDCELEKPELTELDYPKFFTPNSDGYNDTWHVNNLENFTKLEIDIFDRYGKFITHLTKDTPGWDGTFRSTPVFSSDYWFVLTYEEINNPGITKQIRSHFSLKR
- a CDS encoding vancomycin high temperature exclusion protein, with translation MKKYLKVLFSLFIIGIVTIVFVNLYVKSSTKNFIYHTLKKLPKNEVGIIFGAGINGDQPSKYLKDRLDAGILLYKTHKIDKILLSGDNGRDEYDELTVMKTYCFNHGVDTTKIYIDYAGFDTYSTMYRAKHIFKIKKATLISQEYHLNRAIYIGQKLGVKSIGFSANKGEYLGYNYVTSREYGSISKSFFDVLRNREPRFLGNEININGVSNYSKEDKR
- a CDS encoding M3 family metallopeptidase, which translates into the protein MSILTQYFKTKHNTAPFSQIKIEDYVPAFNEAIALAKAEIDAIVNNPEEPTFENTVVAMDFTGDVLDRLSSIFFNLNSAETTDEMQKIAQEVSPLLSEFGNDITLNAALFAKIKAVYEQKEKLNLNPEQTTLLDKKYKSFSRNGANLPEDKKESLREIDKELSKLSLQFGENVLAETNAFELHLTDEKDLAGLPEGTIEAARLLAKSQEKEGWIFTLDYPSYIPFVTYADNRELRKKMAIAFGAKAFQNNEFDNQENVLAIAKLRFKRANLLGYKTHAHFVLEERMAESPEKVFSFLNDLLAKAKPAAQKEFAELAAFAKELDGIEQLEKWDGAYYSEKLKQQLFNLDDEKLKPYFQLEKVLDGAFTVAQKLYGLTFTEVFDIDKYHEEVMTYEVKDADNNLVAIFYADFFPRRGKRNGAWMTSFKSQSIKEGVNERPHISNVCNFTKPTETKPSLLTFNEVTTLFHEFGHGLHGMLANTTYPSLSGTSVFWDFVELPSQIMENWCYEPEALALFANHYETNEIIPIEYVQKIKESASFQEGLATLRQLSFGLLDMAWHGQDPTNITDLKTFETEQFANTQLYPDVKENAMSTAFSHIFQGGYSSGYYSYKWAEVLDADAFEYFQENGIFNYEVASKFKDNVLSKGGTEHPMTLYKRFRGQEPKPEALLKRAGLL